The genomic segment TTCCTTCTGAGTCTCGCACACCAgtgtctgctctcttttctgtctccataGTCCCTTTATCTTAGCGCCTCGTCGCCTGTGtgtcctgtctccttctctctttctctccgtctgtttTATTTTTCATCAGTCGTATTCCCTCGTTCGTACTTCGGGGATGCGCCTCCCTTTATCTCTGGCGCGCATCCTCTCTTGGCCAcccgtctctttcttcctctcttgcgCCGGCGTCAATTCGTCTTGTACCGCagtcactctctctctctgtgtgtgcgtctcctctcttttccctcggCGATGGCGACGCCGCGACGGTGCTCGCCGTCCGCCTGGGCAACCTCTCCATTCTCTCACCGCCGCTCGTCCGATTCATCTGCCGCGTTTCgacttctccgttctccgtCATCATCTTCGCTTGTCAGACATGTTTTCCGGAAGCCAGCACGATGCCCGCACTTCAGGGAACCGAGCATTACCGGCCGACCCCGGTCCGGACCCCCCAGCCACGAGCCTGTCTCTCATCAGTCTCTctcggttttctcttccttttcttcttcctcaagttgtcttcttgccttctcttcctcctcgttccgcgtcttccgttcccccctctcctctgtctcttctttctcctcttcttcttcctctctctttgttttttcaccttcttctttgcatgctgcttcctctgcgtttcctgtctctccttcctgctcGTGTTCACCGCGCGCTTCTGAGAGACTCTTCGCGGGCGTTTTCGACTCTTCAAAGCGAGGCATGGCCTCTCTTTCGAAGGCCGAACAGCACCGGAAACGCATGAGGAAAATCATGGACAAGCGGATGGCATGGCGCCCACCCAACGTCTCTGCGTAGGCTGAGGAGTCGCGAGAGAAACCTCGGTCGGACGGGATCCGACTACtcgaggcaggagagaacggGGGAGGGGACGCAGCGCGGTGTCCGGAGGGAGACTCGGCAGAGAAATTTGAACTCGGAAAAGGCGGAGCATGTCGCATATGCAGAGATGAAAAAAGCGCGAAGGAGCGCAAGAAGCGCGGTGTCGCCGTTCGTGAGACACGCGgggaaaagagcgaagaatcgcagagacaccgagaaaCATGAGCTCTCCTCGTATGCGCAGTAGACAGGCTCGTGCTGTGTGaagtctctctgtgttcttcaGGTCGAACtatgtttcttcttcgtgtaTATGTTTGGCTTTTTATCCAGGAAGTATCTGCGAGCAGAGGCAGATTTCAATGTCTTGAGCGTCCAGCGCCCACGCGCCAGACGCACGAGAGACACGGCCGACGACCGGCGAAAGGAGATTCTTGACTTTGCTCACTCCGACTCTGTTGAGAAACTCGACGACGCAAGACGCGACAGGCGCCTGCTGAAGCCTCACGAGGTACAGACGAGAACGATGGGCCTGTCTGGACTCCACAGGAGGCTCCGTTTTTCAAGCAAGGTCACTTGCATGCGTCAACGGTCCTGGACGAACGAAAGAAGATTCCCACCGCGTTTCTTGCTGAGAAGCGGCTCATCAGTCTTTACTGCTCTCGCCAGGTTCCCGTTCCTCCCGTTGGCGAGAAGAGTTCTGCTCCAAGGAACAgtggacgagagagagcacaGAAACCGATGCGTGCGAATAGGCAGAGAGGgtccgagagaaagaacatcGAACGAAACGGATGGCTTCTTGCTGTTTCTGTGGACCTTGACGATGTGGCGGTGTGATTCCGTTTCGCTGTACGTgacgttttctcctttctgagGTCGTAGGTTTATAGGTCCTGACCAGTAAGGCATTTCTGCGACATCTGTATGTTACTCGTACTGTGGGGAACGAACGACATCCTTCTTCGGGGGtcagagagacgacggagagtTTCTCTTCTACTTCCCTCGCCGCTATAGGACACCGACGAGAGAGCAAGACGTCTGACAAAGACGTCGAATGAATCGCTGACTCGGTTTCCTGAGCTTGTGTGACACTCTAACTCCGCTCAGGGACTCTTGATTCCGGATTCCATTCTGGCTTTCATTCACGTAAAGGGTCGACCAGAGCGGCGGAATGATCCTGACGATCTGTGTCGGATCTCGAGCGGAGGACTTGCTGCCTTTCCAAAGCTTCCATGGTGTTCCTCgttcttgtttctgtctccgcaaCTTCGCTTCATTGGTCTCAGTTCTGTCCCCGGATTTCTCTATCTTTCCAGCATCTCCTTGTTCCTGTTCCTGCTGCGTGTTTCGCCGACCGttccgcttctgcctctccacaTTCTGGTCTGTTCTCTCGttccatttctctctttccattTTCTTGTTCGTTTCATCTTCACCCTTCGTCTCATTCGCGTCTTCCAGGACAATCTCTATTGCGCCTCAGTGACAAGTTCTTGCTGCTCTGAAGCATCCcctccgttccttctcttaCAGACGTTTTCGTTTGTTTGTCTCCACGCCCTTTCAGTTTCTCGCGTCGCGCTCGTTCTTCACCGGGCGCTCCGCCAACGCTtcgcccctctctcttttcgtgcTTTTCTCTGAACCTTTCAAGACTCTTCGCCGTTTTCTGCCGGCCTGCGGTAGGCTGTCCAGGGTGACCGATGTCTCATTCATTCTTCTGTGTTCCATTCTCTCAGGTGGCAAAGCTGGTGGGGAGCAGCGAAAAAGTTGTCGGCACTCGAGACGACAAAGCGACGGCGGCGGTGAGTGCGAACCAAAGGCGTCGATCTATCGATTTGGGCCTGCATACAGGCATTgctatatacacatgtagagagtcttatatatatatatatatatataatgtacGTCGTGAGAGGCAGATCAGCAAAGGCACGCGTATACAAAATGCgtttaaatatatatatatatatatataagtataatattatatataatatgcacatttctcttctttggtTTGGGAAGAGCCAGCGATGTGACGGAGCATTTTCTCTCGCGGCTTTGAGGAACTAAAGGGGGCTAAGGAGTGTCGCGTCTCAATCAGATGAGAGGAGAAATTTgtcagaaaagagaactgACGCATGGTTTGTCGGTTTACACTCCGGccacagacgaagacgctcACGCGTCAGAACATTCTGTTTCATCTTCGTCGTGAAGCACtgtgcctcgtcttcttgtcagttcgtcttttctgtgtttctctgtcacAATTCAACTATCGtcgatctgtctctctgcttctgtctctcctacttccattctctttcttcttcgctcacGATATGTTCCGTCCACTGCCGcatcctcttttttctcatgCGTTCTGCCTGCCGAGTTCTGTAGCCTCCTCTttgtgcgtttccttctctctctttcctcatgtcgcgtcctctctttcctcgtgtctctctctgtcttgtttgTTCCTCTGTTGCTttggcttctgtctcttttctgtaGCGTGtggcttctcgctttcttcctgttcatgcctccttcttgttcgtcGAGGAAACGCTTTTTCTCCCGAGTTTCGCTCGTCACTTCCGGCTATCGTTTTTTGCTCCGTCGGTTTGCGCAGAAGCCTTTTCGTGTTTCGCCGGCGTTGTCGTGGTGCcttctctcgagtttttctgcttcgtctttgcTGATGTCTTGCTTTCTCGCAAACCGTCGGTGTCCAGCTTCTCGctcccttccttcctgtctcttttttccccgctgcctctccatttctttcttcttcgcatcatctcttctttcggctctcttcttcttcttctctgcagtctCTTCGGCGAGGCCATCTGCCGGCATCCTCGTCTATTCGCGAGCTCACAGCACAAGACGTCGACTTTCAACGGTGAGGCTCTTTGCGCTGCGTTGGATCCGACGCAGAGCGCAACCACGAGCGGTACTTGAAGACTGTATTCTGGCGaagagctgcatgcagacgtggaggaagcgaacgcCGAAAGACGCGCGAACcgtcgagagaaggcagcaggGAGGCGAACGCTGGAGAGTAAAGCTCCACGGGCAACAGCCGGAACCATCGACGCTGTTCACAAAAGAAATCAAACGGTCTCTTGTCACCTGCGCGCCAACTCGAAGCGCGCGAGGTGCCAAGCAGACAGAGGTCGCGCCATCACGACATTCGCTTCCGCTCAAAACGGCCATACACAAACGATTCTCCAAAAGGGGAACCACCTGGATCGGCGCAGCCGCGCAGTCGGCGCCTGCTCGGAGGGGATCGCAATTCTTGATTtcatttttttttctcgaccaCAGCGCATTCCTTTTTTCGTCCAGTGTTCTCTGCTGGTTCTATCCTGCGCCTTTGGGATCGAGAGATGCGCGTCTGGCTGCTTGTCCACCGCGGGGGCGTTGGAGTTAGAACGcattctcgtttctctgtctgcatgcagacggccGGAAGCGAAGGAGTTTGGATTCAACGCTGCCGAGCGCATGTTCGGTGCAAAGGGTCTCTACCAAGAGAACGACGCAGACTACTACAAACGCTTCTTCAAAGACAGATATCGACGCCTCGATGGTAAACGAAACGCCGTCCTGCCAATCTTCGAAACGCATTAGGTGTCTTCTTATGAGTGCTCTACACTCCTTTGTCTATCCATCTGCATTTCGCTCCTCTTTAGCAGTTGTTTATCCACGCCTGTCCATCTGACAATCTCTCTGCGTGCAtgatgcatgtatgcatttctgtatgtgcgcatgcatgagtgcatgcgcgtacGTGTCTATCTGtttatgtctctctctctctatctctctatctctatttctctctctatctctctaccTATCCGCCAGTCTGTCTGTCGAGCTCTGTCTATGCATGCGTCGGCAGACGGCAGCTTGCTCAGCGTACGAAGGAATCGCCCTGGGTGTGCGTATGCATCTGCTCTGTGTCGGCCGATATAAGAGTCTACCTACGacaagcagaaaacgacCTTTTTGGAGACACGCATGTTGAAGAATTCGTTGTGTCAGTAGTTTATTTCCTTTcatctctgtctgttttAATGGTTCATCTTTGTCGCTGCTTGATTTCAATGTGACATCGCTTCCCCTCCATCTGTTCGCGGATCCGTCCACGTTGAGCATCTCTGTGGTGCTCGCGCCTTGCGTCTGTGCGTCGATGTCGCGGACGACCATCGCGCCGGGCGTTCCgacaagggagaaaggaaagaaggtcGTCGCTTGGAGATGATTgaggagaaagcagctgTTGGTCGAATTCGCTTTGCCTTCAGGGAAGGAACGCGAGGCCGCCGAACGGCTGAAGGCGGAGAGCGCAAACAGCTTAGCGAAACGGAGACCGAGGCAACCATACATTCCCCCCAAGAAGTATTGGTAAAGTCatcgtttcctgtttctctccctcgttgtTTAGTTTTCGTCATCTCTCACGCCACCACTACCTCCTGGGTTCCTCATGGTTCTGCTAGCGCCTCGccggtctcttctctctcctccgtttcgATACTTCTTCTGGACTGTgaatcttcttctctcgtctctcgctttcctaGCGTTTCCTGATTACCTCCCGGCATCGATGCGGTGTCTGCAGTTGCTCGCCTGCGTTCTTCACCTTTGTGCAAATGCATCCTCGGCCTCCCCCGTGAGGCTCCCGGGTCGCGCAGCTCTTTGGGGGCGATTCATCAGCTTGGCTGTTCCAGCTGGactcgcgtttttttcatCTCAAGTTTTTTGTTTCAAAGACGCCGCGCTCACTTGTCCACTTCATCCCCAGTCCTTGACTTGCTCGTCTTCGGTTGAGTCTCTCATCTTTATCCTCGCCTTTATCCTCTCCTTCCCGTTCTCAtctttgtgtttctctctctcactttcctcgcagtctttcttcctcttcttctgtggttCCTTCGCCGCTTTTCTTCACTATCCAGCTCATGgtatttcttcttttctcaggtACAAAGACAACTactcgtcgcctctcccctCAGACGTTCGAACGCTCCCGAGTCTCACTCTGAAGTTCGCCATGATGAACGAGGCGCGTCTGGTCAAAACAGGTTGGCGGCTGAAACCCTTTCGTTACTTCAAAGCATTGCATAGCGCTGCGGAGAACGGGAGTCGCGGAGACGCAAGCGGCTCCTCTGTTCTGCGGTGACAGACCGTCCTGGCCTCGTCACCCCTGCCACCCATTTTGTCGCTCGAAAATACACTCCTTCCTGGAATCGATTTCGTAAATTCGAGCTGCGGACCTCTCGAGGCATCCCTGAGCCATTCCGCTGATCTCTTCATGTCTCAGCCAAGTGCCGAATGTTCCGAAATTTCCCTCTAGCTCCTGTTTCGGAAagcgtctccgtttccagTGTGCTCAAGCGCTAAACTCCCAATAATCCAAAATaccttctgctcttccacGACAAATCTCTAACATAAAcaatatacacatgtataaGAGTacacatgaatatatatacatattgtATACCGGACAACCTCTCTTCATTCAGTAAAGAAGAATACATGGTACACccatctatctgtctatatgTCTAccgatatacatatatatatatatatatatatatatatataaattccTTCTTCGGCGTTTTCGCTTGTTTTGCTGTTTTATGTTGGCCGCCCTCGCCGTGAATGCGTGTCAACGTTTTCGACAGTTTCTGGTCCTTTGTTCTGTTAAAAATCGTTTTTGTCTCGCAGGCCAGGCGCCTCTGAATCTCGCACTGTGGCGCGCATTCGAGGCTCGGCTTCTTCAGCTCGCAGGGCCGCGTACGAATGTGCGGGCGGCCACACTTCTCCGGGCGTTGCATGCAATGAGTAAAATCCAACAtcctgttcttcctgctACACTCGAGGGACTGATTAGGTGAGTGTAAAGTCAAAAACattctctctgcacctctcCAGTTCGCCGCAGATTCAACTCGCTCTCTCGTCATACGCatctctccatatatatatatatatatatatatatatctgtatcgGCATACATGTGTATCGGTGAGTCTGTCGATGTGCCTAGTTCTGTGTTTGTGCGTCTATGTTTTTAAGAACGCATTTGTAGAACCACACACTGGTATGCGTACCCTCGTAGCTTTCCGTCTATGAGCCTATCTGTCTAGCGATCTCTCTACCAATTTACCTATATTTCcatttttctgtctctctgtctatacatacatatatatatatatgtatatgtctctcgatagatatgtatatctacTTGTCTGTccttatgtatatatatatatatatatgtatatattgtAGACGGGCATATAGGCAGCGGTGAACCTCTGTGTCGAGAGGCCGACTTGTGTGCAtctgtccttcttcgttgttGCCTCAGAAGGCAAGATGCAGAGCCGTTGAGGAGCAGGGAGTGGAGTTCTTCACTCTGTCTTGTGCATGGAGCGCTGAGAGGAAGCGCGTGAACAAGCATTCTAATTACACTGTGGAGAGACGACTTGTCTGTTCCGGCGTCGAGATTGGAGAGCAGAGACCTGTTAGGCGACAGCTGTTAacatgttctctctcgcttctgtaTGTGCTTCGATTCGCTGGTGTCGCTCGCGACTGTGGACGGGTGTCTCTCCCGGGGCGAGCCTCACAGGCGCATGCCTCTTTCCTTGAAATATTTCATCTTCCATGTCAACTCTTTGCTCGAGTGAAGTCTGTTTCGTGTCGGTTCCACTGTGGTCCAATTTTCACGCATTgtgttcgctctctctcgggcGTCGCTTTTCGCATCAGtgtctgtcgtttctcgtcGTCGTTTTCGCGTTGTCGTCTTCCTTTGAGCTCCCCTGTCCATCCCGTTTCCCTCGCTGTCTTTGGTCTTCTCCTCAGAGGTTTGACGTTTCGAGAGGCAAGCCTCAAGCCTCAGCACTACGTCTTTCTGTACCAGGTTCGCAAATGCCGAGATCATcagcctttttttctctcgtcgtctcgcTTTTGCCCCTCCAATCTCAGTCTTTctggtttcttctcttgtcctGAATTTGAGGCCGCCGCCACGAGATCTCACCCGGTTCAcactctcttcgtttcccctcCAACCTGTAACCAGttgttcgcctctctccaacTCGTTGTTCCCCGTCTTTTCTTGTCCTTGGTCGCCAATGCGCGAACTTCCGACGAATCTACTCGCCGTTCTGTCCGCAGCGTTCGTCGTACCTTTCGTCGGTCTCCTTTTCATCTGAGAAGATCAGGTCGTCCTTCCCGCTTCTGCGCCCTCTGCTTTCCAcccttcttgtctttcgtAGTGCTCTTTCCATTTTTGCCTTCGCTTTGTGATTCGAAActcgttcctctttccttcgtcgcgcgcatctctctgtgttgggcttctccacctcaggttcctgttttctccttcttcctgcctttcctaccgttttgtttctgttgctctctcccttctcgctgcAGTCCGTATGCTCCTCtatcgtcttctccttttccgtATGGCCTTTCGTCAggctctctttttcctcattTCTTTTCGTCCTGGTCCCTCTTCACCTGGCGGTTTCTCACGCGCAGTCACTCTTTGGGATTCGCAGCCGCAGcactctgtgtcttccgcaTTGTGACTTCTCTCATTCcattctgcctctcttctcgctccggTTTTGCTCTTCATTTCCCCCCCTTTTCCCCcccttttcgttttctctccctccttttcatctcccttttccgcccttgcgcgtctctctgccttccatTTTCATCGCCTCCTGTTTTTTTGTTTCTATCCGCCTATCTccatctgtctccttttgtctccacGGCGCGTTTAGGCTTTCGCTCGGCTGCGCTACCGCCATGTGTACCTCGTGCGGGGTCTGAAGGAGATGATGCTCTCTTGGTCGACTCTCCGCAACAACTTCCTCATTAAAGTGAGAAACTAGATTTCTGCTGTTTTCACAGCagcctttcttcctcagccGGTCGCTGGCCAATCGACGAAAGGCGCTCTTCGTCGCATGCATGGAACTACGGAAAAAGGCAGAACAAAAAGGCCTTCTGGGCAGCGAAACGACCGCGAAGTTCGACACacggaagagcgagacaggagacactgcAAATGGAGATCAGGATATTGTTCAGCTTTTGGACATGCGTTCATGGTGTAGTTTATCCGCCGGATAAAGCATGCGCAAGGCACTAAACGTGGAGGGATCGAAAAACGTCCAGTAGAAGAGAGATTTCACTTGATGCCGAGGCTATTATTCCTTCTTCCtggcgggagagacagaggctctGTGAAATGAACAGTCGGCTCGGGTCTCTTGCAGGTGCCTCCCCAATGCCTCGCCTCCAGGTCATGTAACAGTTcacgcgttttttctttctagCTCTAGCCCCAATCTATGTAGATCGATTTATCTCCTTCCATGCACacatagacatatatacatatgtgagcatatatatatatatatatatatatatatatatgcatgtgtgcacgtatatgtatgtaacTAAGCATACATGTTATGTTTCCGAAGTGAGACTGCGTTCGTGGAGAGCTGCGAAGAGCCGCGTGCGCCTAAAGatctctcctcctgtctccaccgCGCGTATtcggctgctctctctctcgtttgtcGTTCTGTGGTTCGTCCTGCGAACGCGCAAGAGgcaggcagcaggcgcgtcGCAGGTGTCTGCACAGACAGAGGGGGTCCGttgctcgtctcttcttctagGGGAGGTTCGCgccgtcgtttttctccttccgaCTGGCAAGCGTCTCAGTTTCCTCATCTACGCATCGGCTACGCATCGACCTGCCTCACGACGCGCTAGGCTCGATTCAAGTGCCTCCTTCGCTGGCCGcccgagtgcatgcagggtGCGCGCTGCATTACTCTCTGGCACACGGTGTCTGTGAGACTTCaattctcgtttttctgctcgcTCTGGCGCAGGCTGCAAACGCCATTTGCAAGCTCGACCTCGCACACCACATTCTCATCGAACCTCTGAGGGCGACTCTCGCTGCGCGAATTCCTGGCTTTTCACGTACGTCTTCACTCAACCAGATGTCGGCAGGTGGATAGGCTTCTTCATGTTCTGCATTTCCAATGAACAATCATACTTGAATCACTACAGGGATGTACAGACCTTCCTGTATCTCTCGATGTCTCGCGTCTGGactgtatctctctctctctatatatatatatatagatagatagatatagatatgtaaACGAGCGTGTATATACACAGGGACATGCGTACATGTCATGCCTCAGAATATATAACTTCGGATTGTGTGCGGGTTAAGGTATCCGCCTTTGTGTTTGTGACATCTGTTTCTCGTGGCGTGTCTGTCCAGATTTTCCCGCTACTTTCTTCCTCCGATTCGCTTCGTTTGgatctgttttttctccgttctccttctcttttctcgtctccttcttcagcgagCAACTGCCGTCGTGTGAAGTGGATCACGGTCCTAGGTCTTTTCTCGGATGCGATgattctttcttttctccgcgtctgccATAAGCACGAACATGCGTTCCGAACCTATTCAAGAAACCTGCAACTGATTGAGCTCTATCTGCGCCTTGAGAAACCTGAGGTGTATGCACAGCTGCCCCTCACCACGCAGTTCtttctcgagtgtctccggAGAACTCACACTGAAGGTACGTCATCCTGTCAGTCTGTGGACCTCAGATCAAAACGACGCCTTCCATCACAGCTGGCTTCTATCTACCGTTTACCGTTCCCTATTCGCGTTGCTCTCGAAGGAAAGGCGTCAATCAAGACCGACGTACTGTGTCTTGACGGGCAAGCTTTGCCCGAACTGAGGCCTTACTCATGAAGCCGTTTCTTCCCTTTAGTCTCTGGTTTCTATAAATATAGTCTTCTCTCAAGCTCTCGTCTCGGAGAACGAATTcagttcctctttttccttcagTCTGCTTGTGTCCGCGTCTTTCaagtttcctttctttgctCCGTTGCTTCCTCTACACAATGGcaccttctttctcgcgctgtcAGCTTCCTGCCTTCGCCACACCCTTCGCGTTGATATCCATTCTCTTACTTCCCCTTGTGagttccttcctttctctccaccttctcgttctttcttgGTCTGCGTGAAAGAAACACCGAGTGCATGCGACTGAAGGAAAATGCGCATTTCGGCGTTTGTCTGCCGTCTTcagatgcagaggaagacgagagcgaagacgaatccgacgacgaagatgaCGCTGACGACGAATCTCCTACTCTCGTAGGAGACGGTCAGGAACTCacactttcgtcttccttaAGCGTCGCCGATTTCatcccttcttcgccttcctcgtcttctccttctgcttctccgtattcttctctttctggtTCTTCATCGCCTGtgcattcttcttctcgtctttctccaaCGCAGTGGTCCTCGGAAACAGAtaacgaagcagaggaccCGCGTCGTGGTGTCGATGCCGGGGAAGCTTGTGCTGCTGCTGTCGAGGCTTCCGCCGCGCTTCATTTGTCTCAGACGAGCTCAGCGGCTTGTGCAGTCGACGCCCAGAGTTCCTCCGTTGCGAAGCAAACCATGGCGCCTGTGGCAGGAACAAACGCTTCCCCCTCCGCAACGACAGCGCCCAACTGTACATACAGCTCCGCGCTGCACGAGGACGTTAGCAGAATGCTTCGCAAGATCGGCGTCGGCCACTCAAACTCTGTCATGGCAGGTAATTTCTTCTTGATCTCGTCTTCTGAGTTTTCTGACCGTCCGCGTGTCAAATCAACATCTCGTAGCTCGACCTGAAGTCCGCGGATAGACGGTGAGGCTCCTGCGTTCCATGCCCGCGCTCGTATGCTTTTCAgctctccgcgtcttcgtATCTGTATGACTAAGCATCTGCAGACACATGTATGCGTATGAATATATACACGAAGAGATCCAAGCATATAGACaagtacatatatatatatatatatatatatatatttgtataacTCTCCCCCCTCATTTGTTCAGTGTATAATCCTACCTAAACGTATTTACAAAAGCacgtatatgtgtatacgaAAATGCACGAATGTCTATGAATGTATTTCTTCAtattatatgtatacatatatatatatatgcgcgcTGGACTGTGGGGTGTGTGGCTGAGCTGGACTTCACAAGTCACTGGATGCGTGTCTGTACACTTGAGATGTGGACGTGAACGAACTTTGGGTTTATGGGTGACGTTCAaccagcgagaaaagagaggtgATTGTGTCCCAGGCTCCCGCGGTACGAACTAAGCTTTTCTCAATGTCTCTACTTGATTATATTTTCTAGATCTCCTCAAGGTTTCTCGTGCTCCGATTTCTCGTCTGCTAGCATGATACGGTTTGCAGAGAGTGCAGAGAGTTCATGCATGCGGTCTCACCAATCCGCTGCCGAGTGCGCAGGCGCTCGcacgaagggagagacaccggaagTCTCTGTGAGCCGTGTTcgttctgcttcgcctcctctctttctagtctctctgtttcactCTTTCGACTTCCAACCGCTGGGAGTCTCCactgttctctgtcgctACGTTTCGAgcgttctgtgtctcgctcccatgcgtctctctccgtcggctctcgcttcttcaagCCGTCACTCTGCGTGTCTTTCGCTGTGTGTTCCGCACGTGGTGTTTGCTGCGAAAGCTTATGTCTCGTTCTTTGTTTCCGATGTCAAATCAAGCGTCGTCTGCCTGCCTGCGCTGCGCAGGTCCCCTGACAGTGGACATGTTCCACGCTGCTTCTCAAACGGTGATTGAAGTCTGTCCGTCCTTCCAGTTTTACGCCAACAGCGTCCAGTTTACGGCTCTCAGCAAAAGGTAGGGATTTCGGGGTGTCGCAActggcttctcttcgttctgctCGTGGGCGCAGCACTGCATTcggcttttctgtctgtctccgccattccctcttcgtcgatcctctctttttccctcgtgtctctgcgATGCTTTGCT from the Toxoplasma gondii ME49 chromosome IX, whole genome shotgun sequence genome contains:
- a CDS encoding RAP domain-containing protein (encoded by transcript TGME49_289200), giving the protein MATPRRCSPSAWATSPFSHRRSSDSSAAFRLLRSPSSSSLVRHVFRKPARCPHFREPSITGRPRSGPPSHEPVSHQSLSVFSSFSSSSSCLLAFSSSSFRVFRSPLSSVSSFSSSSSSLFVFSPSSLHAASSAFPVSPSCSCSPRASERLFAGVFDSSKRGMASLSKAEQHRKRMRKIMDKRMAWRPPNVSAKYLRAEADFNVLSVQRPRARRTRDTADDRRKEILDFAHSDSVEKLDDARRDRRLLKPHEVAKLVGSSEKVVGTRDDKATAASLRRGHLPASSSIRELTAQDVDFQRRPEAKEFGFNAAERMFGAKGLYQENDADYYKRFFKDRYRRLDGKEREAAERLKAESANSLAKRRPRQPYIPPKKYWYKDNYSSPLPSDVRTLPSLTLKFAMMNEARLVKTGQAPLNLALWRAFEARLLQLAGPRTNVRAATLLRALHAMSKIQHPVLPATLEGLIRGLTFREASLKPQHYVFLYQAFARLRYRHVYLVRGLKEMMLSWSTLRNNFLIKAANAICKLDLAHHILIEPLRATLAARIPGFSPSNCRRVKWITVLGLFSDAMILSFLRVCHKHEHAFRTYSRNLQLIELYLRLEKPEVYAQLPLTTQFFLECLRRTHTEDAEEDESEDESDDEDDADDESPTLVGDGQELTLSSSLSVADFIPSSPSSSSPSASPYSSLSGSSSPVHSSSRLSPTQWSSETDNEAEDPRRGVDAGEACAAAVEASAALHLSQTSSAACAVDAQSSSVAKQTMAPVAGTNASPSATTAPNCTYSSALHEDVSRMLRKIGVGHSNSVMAGPLTVDMFHAASQTVIEVCPSFQFYANSVQFTALSKRRHQLLLSMGFKLVLVPHQRWGSLQTEEEKKKLLFSLLPPSVLHSALNASDV